Proteins co-encoded in one Archangium lipolyticum genomic window:
- a CDS encoding heavy metal translocating P-type ATPase yields MSEQKKIVRVLGHVHGPDCKHGHAHEHGEKHVHGPGCKHDHAHEKQHAHEHGEKHVHGPGCKHDHVHEHDHAHEHGEKHVHGPGCKHDHGHAHEKAHVHGPSCSHGHDHDHDHGHEHGPGCDHGHDHHHHHPQSTRRIHPPAHRAAEGGGIALQLDLEGTLPGETDEVGRFQKLEAALEAHRGISEVHLRRDLGHAEICIHYQPELVSVQHLLALAQSTGAVVSERYKQHTWFVRGMNSADSATVIEHAVSRLTGVLSASVAYASERLVIEYDRETLTLSDVEAHVKSLGYGLEVPTAGHACSHHAHGGGLAPKLELPLVVASGVLLVAGWLVERFAPVPALVPTVIWGLSMASGGFFAIRGSVQSILQRRIDIETMMVVAALGAAVLGAWFEGAFLLFLFSAGHALEHRAMDKARRSIESLSALRPEMARVRRGDDIVELPVGDVQRGERIIVRPGDRVPLDGIIREGKSSLEQAAITGESIPVAKKPGDEVFSGTINCEALLEVEVTKLSSESVLARVVDMVAQAEAQKGPNQRFAQRMERTFAPLVMGAAVLFPVVLVLMGTPLKEAILRAVSLLVAASPCALAISTPSAVLSAVAAAARGGVLVKGGIYLELLGNIRAIAFDKTGTLTVGRPRLLTSAPAQGVSREELLGTAAAVESLSAHPLARAVVDAASEQGIQAPAGKDLEAIHGKGIRAKVGEQPVEVGNLALFDGDSIPREISAEVRKLEEAGQTTMVVRKAGRYLGVLGVADTVRGGAHLVIQNLKQAGIERTVMLSGDNALVAKSIASQVGIDEARAPLMPADKVTAVREIGKQHSVAMVGDGVNDAPALAAAAVGVAMGGAGSDAALETADVVLMSDDLAKLPFALELARKATAVMKQNLVISLGVSGILVIAAVLGLTQISHAVVLHEGSTLLVVANGLRLLAFRPPQSSPAPHAAVGVQPAAS; encoded by the coding sequence ATGTCGGAGCAGAAGAAGATCGTCCGGGTGCTCGGGCACGTCCACGGCCCTGACTGCAAGCACGGCCATGCGCATGAGCACGGCGAGAAGCACGTGCACGGTCCTGGCTGCAAGCACGACCATGCTCATGAGAAGCAGCACGCTCATGAGCACGGCGAGAAGCATGTGCACGGCCCTGGCTGCAAGCACGACCATGTGCATGAGCACGACCACGCTCATGAGCACGGCGAGAAGCACGTGCACGGCCCTGGCTGCAAGCACGACCACGGCCATGCGCACGAGAAGGCGCATGTCCACGGACCTTCCTGCTCGCACGGTCATGACCATGACCACGACCACGGTCACGAGCACGGACCGGGTTGCGACCACGGGCACGACCACCACCACCATCACCCCCAGTCGACCCGGCGGATCCACCCGCCCGCGCACCGGGCGGCGGAGGGTGGTGGTATCGCGCTCCAGCTGGATCTCGAGGGCACCCTGCCCGGAGAGACGGACGAGGTCGGCCGCTTCCAGAAGCTCGAGGCCGCCCTGGAAGCGCACCGCGGAATCTCCGAGGTCCACCTCCGGAGGGACCTCGGCCACGCGGAGATCTGCATCCACTACCAGCCCGAGCTGGTGAGCGTACAGCACCTGCTCGCGCTCGCTCAGAGCACCGGGGCCGTGGTGTCGGAGCGGTACAAGCAGCACACCTGGTTCGTGCGCGGGATGAACTCGGCCGACTCGGCGACGGTGATCGAACACGCCGTCAGCCGGCTCACCGGTGTCCTCTCCGCGAGCGTGGCGTATGCGAGCGAGCGCCTGGTCATCGAGTACGACCGCGAGACGCTCACGCTGAGCGACGTGGAAGCCCACGTGAAGTCGCTCGGGTACGGGCTGGAGGTGCCCACCGCGGGCCATGCCTGCTCGCACCACGCGCACGGCGGCGGTCTGGCCCCCAAGCTTGAGCTGCCCCTGGTGGTGGCCTCCGGCGTCCTGCTCGTCGCCGGCTGGCTGGTCGAGCGCTTCGCTCCCGTCCCGGCCCTGGTCCCGACCGTCATCTGGGGCCTGTCGATGGCGAGCGGCGGCTTCTTCGCCATCCGCGGCTCGGTGCAGTCCATCCTCCAGCGCCGCATCGACATCGAGACGATGATGGTGGTGGCGGCGCTCGGCGCCGCGGTGCTCGGGGCGTGGTTCGAGGGCGCCTTCCTGCTCTTCCTCTTCAGCGCGGGCCATGCGCTGGAGCACCGGGCGATGGACAAGGCGCGCCGGTCGATCGAATCGCTCAGCGCGCTGCGCCCCGAGATGGCGCGGGTCCGGCGTGGGGACGACATCGTCGAGCTGCCGGTGGGCGACGTCCAGCGCGGCGAGCGCATCATCGTGCGCCCGGGTGACCGCGTGCCCCTCGATGGAATCATCCGCGAGGGCAAGAGCTCGCTGGAGCAGGCGGCGATCACCGGCGAGTCCATTCCCGTCGCCAAGAAGCCGGGGGACGAGGTGTTCTCCGGCACCATCAACTGCGAGGCGCTGCTGGAGGTGGAGGTCACCAAGCTGTCCTCCGAATCGGTGCTCGCGCGCGTGGTGGACATGGTGGCGCAGGCCGAGGCCCAGAAGGGCCCCAACCAGCGCTTCGCCCAGCGGATGGAGCGGACCTTCGCGCCGCTGGTGATGGGCGCGGCGGTGCTGTTCCCGGTGGTGCTCGTGCTGATGGGCACGCCGCTCAAGGAAGCCATCCTCCGGGCGGTGTCGCTGCTCGTCGCGGCCTCGCCGTGCGCGCTGGCCATCTCCACGCCCTCCGCCGTGCTGTCCGCGGTGGCGGCGGCGGCGCGAGGCGGCGTGCTGGTCAAGGGTGGCATCTACCTCGAGCTGCTCGGGAACATCCGGGCGATCGCCTTCGACAAGACGGGCACCCTCACCGTGGGGCGGCCCCGGCTGCTCACCAGCGCTCCGGCGCAGGGGGTGTCTCGCGAGGAGCTGCTCGGCACCGCCGCGGCGGTCGAGTCGCTCTCCGCCCACCCGCTCGCGCGCGCGGTGGTGGACGCTGCGTCCGAGCAGGGCATCCAGGCTCCGGCGGGCAAGGACCTGGAGGCCATCCACGGCAAGGGCATCCGCGCCAAGGTGGGCGAGCAGCCCGTGGAGGTCGGCAACCTCGCGCTCTTCGACGGGGACAGCATCCCGCGGGAGATCTCCGCCGAGGTCCGTAAGCTCGAGGAGGCGGGGCAGACCACGATGGTGGTGCGCAAGGCGGGGCGCTACCTCGGAGTGCTCGGCGTGGCGGACACCGTCCGCGGCGGGGCGCACCTCGTCATCCAGAACCTCAAGCAGGCGGGCATCGAGCGGACGGTGATGCTCTCCGGCGACAACGCGCTGGTGGCTAAATCGATCGCCTCGCAGGTGGGAATCGACGAGGCGCGCGCGCCACTGATGCCCGCCGACAAGGTCACCGCCGTGCGCGAGATCGGCAAGCAGCACTCGGTGGCCATGGTGGGCGACGGCGTGAACGATGCGCCCGCGCTCGCCGCCGCCGCGGTGGGCGTGGCCATGGGTGGAGCCGGCTCGGATGCGGCGCTCGAGACGGCCGACGTGGTGCTGATGAGCGATGACCTCGCCAAGCTGCCCTTCGCCCTGGAGCTGGCGCGCAAGGCCACGGCGGTGATGAAGCAGAACCTGGTCATCTCCCTCGGGGTGAGCGGCATCCTGGTCATCGCCGCGGTCCTCGGGCTCACGCAGATCAGCCACGCCGTGGTGCTCCACGAGGGCAGCACGCTCCTCGTGGTCGCCAACGGGCTGCGGCTGCTCGCGTTCAGGCCCCCGCAGTCATCGCCCGCTCCTCACGCGGCGGTCGGCGTCCAGCCCGCCGCCAGCTGA
- a CDS encoding protein kinase domain-containing protein, translating to MAALPETPRPPDSALDGGETLIRPSGTHVSQEALPGPLFAGRYALLRMLGRGGMGTVYQARDSLVGDVVALKKLELGKDAGPDALERFSREVRLARRITHPHVARMHDLGTHEGQAFLTMEFVEGDDLRMVLARERPLSAPRAARITLAVCEGLAAAHAAGVVHRDLKPANILVESGGRVVLTDFGIARAVAGEVASRTQGAVGTPMYMAPEQVSGDPVDARADLYAVGLLLFEMLTGEQPFSGETPWATALARLRQPAPDLRTRPSVPAPLAELVHRCLARAPEERPASALEVAGALRDWLVSVGEPTLSGPPTLAPMTANTPVPLSLTGSSRHTPRTSTSTPSVKQGVALLPLRFQGPRDSEYLGDSLTEAIIDQLSRARGFRVPGSGVTARFRDERDPRTVGRELGVELVVDGTVQCAGSQTRVSVRLLDARSGTQLWSGRFEYASTDAFELQDRLVPRIAEGLRGELVLSAWHANTPPEALALYRQAAVHVHEPFREGPDSPLSLLESCLELAPDFAPAISLHAIASLRAWFSASRSDGRDWAASGRASVERALRLAPELATTHLARAMLAAQQDDWRTAVVSLRTSLDIAPLHPATLQYLGTLQCEAGRADEGLPRLRQAYELDPSHVVVLFELARCSALRGKMDDYWWAMERLSAATQHRFGAISLRVRVAAWVGDHEELRRCRDLLLADEPEFPARASRDYVGVVLGEVDVLSLVPEFEQMLSQASSPRFVSLLCQISTEMLCISGHPERALTYFQRAADTALIDLEWIERCPVLQPLRALPGFAEGRRKVRARIEAIWNA from the coding sequence ATGGCCGCCTTGCCCGAGACTCCCCGACCTCCCGATTCCGCCCTCGACGGGGGCGAGACCCTCATCCGCCCCTCAGGCACGCACGTCTCCCAGGAGGCCCTGCCCGGGCCGCTCTTCGCCGGGCGTTATGCCCTCCTGCGCATGCTCGGCCGCGGCGGCATGGGCACCGTGTACCAGGCGCGCGACAGCCTCGTCGGCGACGTGGTGGCCCTCAAGAAGCTGGAGCTCGGCAAGGACGCCGGCCCGGACGCGCTCGAGCGCTTCAGCCGCGAGGTGCGGCTCGCCCGCCGCATCACCCACCCCCACGTGGCGCGGATGCACGACCTGGGCACCCACGAGGGCCAGGCCTTCCTCACCATGGAGTTCGTGGAAGGGGATGACCTGCGGATGGTGCTCGCCCGCGAGCGTCCGCTGTCCGCGCCCCGGGCCGCCCGCATCACCCTGGCCGTGTGCGAGGGGCTGGCCGCGGCGCATGCCGCCGGGGTGGTGCACCGGGACCTGAAGCCGGCCAACATCCTCGTCGAGTCCGGTGGGCGGGTGGTCCTCACCGACTTCGGCATTGCCCGCGCGGTGGCGGGAGAGGTCGCCTCGCGGACCCAGGGCGCCGTCGGCACGCCCATGTACATGGCGCCGGAGCAGGTGTCGGGCGATCCGGTGGATGCTCGCGCGGACCTCTACGCGGTGGGGTTGTTGCTGTTCGAGATGCTCACGGGCGAGCAGCCCTTCTCCGGCGAGACACCCTGGGCCACCGCGCTGGCCCGCCTGCGCCAGCCCGCTCCGGATCTCCGGACGCGCCCCTCCGTCCCGGCGCCCCTCGCCGAGCTGGTGCACCGCTGCCTGGCCCGTGCTCCCGAGGAGCGGCCGGCGAGCGCGCTCGAGGTGGCCGGGGCGCTGCGGGACTGGCTCGTCAGCGTGGGGGAGCCCACCCTGTCGGGTCCGCCCACCCTCGCGCCGATGACGGCGAACACCCCCGTGCCCCTTTCATTGACGGGGTCCTCGCGCCACACGCCGCGCACCTCGACCTCGACTCCATCGGTGAAGCAGGGAGTTGCCCTGCTGCCGCTGCGCTTCCAGGGCCCGCGCGATTCCGAGTACCTGGGGGACTCGCTGACCGAGGCGATCATCGACCAGCTGTCGCGTGCGCGCGGGTTTCGCGTGCCCGGCAGTGGGGTGACGGCGCGCTTCCGCGACGAGAGGGATCCGCGGACGGTGGGGCGGGAGCTCGGGGTGGAGCTGGTGGTGGACGGGACGGTGCAGTGCGCGGGCTCGCAGACACGCGTGTCCGTGCGGTTGCTGGATGCCCGGTCCGGTACCCAGCTGTGGAGTGGCCGCTTCGAGTACGCCTCCACCGACGCCTTCGAGTTGCAGGACCGGCTGGTGCCTCGTATCGCCGAGGGGCTGCGCGGCGAGCTGGTGCTGTCCGCCTGGCACGCGAACACGCCTCCCGAGGCGCTGGCGCTGTACCGGCAGGCCGCCGTCCATGTGCATGAGCCGTTCCGGGAAGGTCCCGACAGCCCGCTGAGCCTGCTGGAGTCCTGCCTGGAGCTGGCGCCGGACTTCGCGCCGGCCATCTCGCTGCACGCCATCGCGAGCCTTCGCGCGTGGTTCTCGGCCTCCCGGAGCGACGGGCGGGACTGGGCCGCGTCCGGGCGCGCCAGCGTGGAGCGCGCCCTGCGGCTGGCGCCAGAGCTGGCCACGACGCATCTGGCGCGGGCGATGCTGGCCGCCCAGCAGGACGACTGGCGCACGGCGGTGGTGTCCCTGCGCACCTCCCTGGACATCGCGCCCCTGCACCCGGCCACGTTGCAATACCTTGGCACCCTGCAGTGCGAGGCGGGCCGCGCCGACGAGGGCCTCCCCCGGTTGCGGCAGGCCTACGAGCTGGATCCCAGCCACGTGGTGGTGCTGTTCGAGCTGGCCCGTTGCAGTGCCCTGCGCGGGAAGATGGACGACTACTGGTGGGCCATGGAGCGGCTGAGCGCGGCGACCCAGCACCGCTTCGGGGCCATCTCCCTGCGCGTGCGCGTGGCCGCCTGGGTGGGAGACCACGAGGAACTGCGGCGGTGCCGGGACCTGTTGCTGGCGGACGAGCCGGAGTTCCCGGCCCGTGCGAGCAGGGACTACGTGGGCGTGGTGCTCGGAGAGGTCGATGTGCTCTCGCTGGTGCCGGAGTTCGAGCAGATGCTCTCCCAGGCGAGCAGCCCGCGCTTCGTCAGCCTGCTGTGCCAGATCTCCACCGAGATGCTGTGCATCTCCGGTCACCCGGAGCGGGCGCTGACGTACTTCCAGCGGGCCGCGGACACGGCGCTCATCGACCTGGAGTGGATCGAGCGCTGCCCGGTGCTTCAGCCCCTCCGGGCCCTGCCGGGCTTCGCCGAGGGGCGCCGTAAGGTGCGCGCCCGGATCGAAGCCATCTGGAACGCGTGA
- a CDS encoding vWA domain-containing protein, whose protein sequence is MGHEKPVEPFSDLHVEEGRVHAVLLHDPTVEGLDMAIYMDASGSMKEEYEYKQPSRTFMEWLRGAPLKEASNQVEPQVQWMLEYLATKDRNGLLRVAYWACGSTGKDVEVIGELKGVDVKTYKFPGPKNLGGYTYLAPAMKDYVRYLREQVPKGARRGCAVFVTDGKLHDADDVKQFSAQVARDVASGKLPRVNFILVGVGDNIDEEQLEDIAHEEFPGVGHLWCHRIAAEITQVAELVAVLVDETMTVAAGGTIYDDKGKVLKTYEGRLPAVLEFEVPEGTESFTLEVNGQRYTQPLPEDDHDEEHH, encoded by the coding sequence ATGGGACACGAGAAGCCGGTCGAACCGTTTTCGGATCTCCATGTCGAGGAGGGGCGGGTGCACGCGGTGTTGCTGCACGACCCCACCGTCGAGGGGCTGGATATGGCCATCTACATGGACGCATCCGGCAGCATGAAGGAGGAGTACGAGTACAAGCAGCCCTCGCGCACCTTCATGGAGTGGCTGCGCGGTGCGCCCCTGAAGGAAGCCTCCAACCAGGTCGAACCCCAGGTGCAGTGGATGCTCGAGTACCTGGCCACCAAGGATCGCAACGGCCTGCTCCGCGTCGCCTACTGGGCCTGCGGCTCCACCGGCAAGGACGTGGAGGTGATCGGCGAGCTGAAGGGCGTGGACGTCAAGACGTACAAGTTCCCCGGCCCGAAGAACCTCGGGGGCTACACGTACCTGGCGCCGGCGATGAAGGACTACGTGCGCTACCTGAGGGAGCAGGTTCCCAAGGGCGCCCGGCGCGGGTGCGCCGTGTTCGTCACCGACGGCAAGCTGCATGACGCCGACGACGTGAAGCAGTTCTCGGCCCAGGTGGCGCGCGACGTCGCCTCCGGCAAGCTGCCGCGCGTCAACTTCATCCTGGTCGGCGTCGGTGACAACATCGACGAGGAGCAGCTCGAGGACATCGCCCACGAGGAGTTCCCGGGCGTCGGTCACCTCTGGTGCCACCGCATCGCCGCGGAGATCACCCAGGTGGCCGAGTTGGTGGCCGTGCTGGTGGACGAGACGATGACCGTCGCCGCCGGCGGCACCATCTACGACGACAAGGGCAAGGTGCTGAAGACGTACGAGGGCCGCCTGCCCGCGGTGCTCGAGTTCGAGGTGCCCGAGGGCACCGAGAGCTTCACCCTCGAGGTGAACGGCCAGCGCTACACCCAGCCGCTTCCGGAAGACGATCACGACGAGGAGCACCACTGA
- a CDS encoding vWA domain-containing protein: MAGHEVIAKPFSDVHRVGNRVVATLLHDPTVEGLDVALYMDGSASMEDEYGPRGVLAKLAPVKNLVEPQMRWMLEYLANKDRDGKVRVAYWATGDGSQLEEVGELTGPQAKDYRFPGPRFYGKATVMLPVLRDFVAHMKQQVQAGARRGLAVIITDSQINDGNDVKAYATQVAKEIASGRLPRMNFVFVGVGDQVDEEQMEAISHETYPGVGHLWCHRIADRMEEMAELVAVLVDETMTVAAGGTIYDEQGKTLKSYEGRLPAVLEFDVPATCKAFTLEVAGQRFTQPIPEEHEDEDHEEEEDHAPEPVRAPAAPPARKHRGHGH; encoded by the coding sequence ATGGCCGGCCACGAAGTCATCGCCAAACCGTTCTCGGACGTCCACCGGGTGGGAAACCGGGTGGTGGCCACGCTGCTGCACGACCCCACCGTCGAGGGGCTCGACGTGGCCCTCTACATGGATGGCTCGGCGAGCATGGAGGACGAGTACGGCCCGCGCGGCGTGCTCGCCAAGCTCGCGCCAGTGAAGAACCTGGTCGAGCCGCAGATGCGGTGGATGCTCGAGTACCTCGCCAACAAGGACCGTGACGGCAAGGTGCGCGTGGCCTACTGGGCGACCGGCGACGGCAGCCAGCTCGAGGAGGTGGGCGAGCTCACCGGCCCTCAGGCCAAGGACTACCGCTTCCCAGGCCCCCGCTTCTACGGGAAGGCCACGGTGATGCTCCCGGTGCTGCGTGACTTCGTGGCGCACATGAAGCAGCAGGTGCAGGCCGGTGCCCGCCGTGGTCTGGCGGTGATCATCACCGACTCGCAGATCAACGATGGCAACGACGTGAAGGCCTACGCCACGCAGGTGGCGAAGGAGATCGCCTCGGGCCGCCTGCCCCGGATGAACTTCGTGTTCGTCGGGGTGGGCGACCAGGTGGACGAAGAGCAGATGGAGGCCATCTCCCACGAGACGTATCCGGGCGTGGGCCACCTGTGGTGCCACCGCATCGCCGACCGCATGGAGGAGATGGCGGAGCTGGTGGCGGTGCTGGTGGACGAGACGATGACCGTCGCCGCCGGCGGCACCATCTACGACGAGCAGGGCAAGACGTTGAAGAGCTACGAGGGCCGGCTGCCCGCGGTGCTCGAGTTCGACGTACCCGCCACGTGCAAGGCCTTCACCCTCGAGGTGGCGGGCCAGCGCTTCACCCAGCCCATCCCCGAAGAGCACGAAGACGAAGACCACGAGGAGGAGGAGGACCACGCGCCCGAGCCGGTGCGAGCCCCCGCCGCCCCTCCAGCCCGCAAGCATCGCGGCCACGGCCACTAG
- a CDS encoding amidohydrolase: MADICIRDCHTLVPDTSGTLTVVRNQDILVRGNRIAEIRPTGRPPEPGVTVLEGQRMLAMPGLINTHAHVPMVLFRGLAEDVSIERWFNEFIWPLESNLTEEDVYWGALLGLLEMIEGGVTTVADHYFHMDQVARAVEEAGTRAHLGWAVFSSRGRGALDETAAFAERWKGGAGGRITTCMAPHAPYTCDDGFLRASVEHASRLGIGIHIHAAEEMNQTNASVERRGLTPIQVLRDTGVLSVPALIAHGCGLLPQDIELLARHRKHVGIAHAPKTYLKLAMGITPIRALRKAGVAVGLATDGAVSNNTLDVFESLRLMALMQKHEAMDPEVLPIPEALDIATRGSAAAMGLGDRIGTLAPGYQADIILVDTRGTHWQPPHNLTAGLVYSARASDVHTVMVDGRVILHERRHLTLDKDRILAEVAGTMERMSRRVPEARIQRYEP; the protein is encoded by the coding sequence ATGGCGGATATCTGCATCCGTGACTGTCACACGCTCGTCCCGGATACGAGCGGCACGCTCACCGTCGTTCGCAACCAGGACATCCTGGTCCGTGGCAACCGCATCGCGGAGATCCGCCCCACCGGGCGTCCCCCCGAGCCCGGCGTCACCGTGCTCGAAGGGCAGCGAATGCTCGCCATGCCGGGGCTCATCAACACCCATGCTCACGTCCCCATGGTGCTCTTCCGAGGGCTGGCCGAGGACGTGTCCATCGAGCGCTGGTTCAACGAGTTCATCTGGCCCCTGGAGAGCAACCTCACCGAGGAGGATGTGTATTGGGGCGCGCTCCTGGGCCTGCTCGAGATGATCGAGGGCGGCGTCACCACGGTGGCCGACCACTACTTCCACATGGACCAGGTGGCCCGGGCCGTCGAGGAGGCAGGAACGCGGGCGCACCTGGGTTGGGCCGTGTTCTCCAGCCGGGGTCGCGGCGCGCTCGATGAGACCGCGGCCTTCGCCGAGCGTTGGAAGGGCGGCGCAGGTGGCCGCATCACCACCTGCATGGCCCCGCATGCGCCCTATACCTGCGACGACGGCTTCCTGCGCGCCTCCGTCGAGCACGCCAGCCGCCTCGGTATCGGCATCCACATCCACGCCGCCGAGGAGATGAACCAGACGAATGCCAGCGTGGAGCGGCGGGGACTGACGCCCATCCAGGTGCTCAGGGACACCGGGGTCCTGAGTGTGCCCGCCCTCATCGCGCACGGCTGCGGACTGCTGCCCCAGGACATCGAGCTGCTCGCCAGGCATCGAAAGCACGTGGGCATCGCGCACGCGCCGAAGACGTATCTCAAGCTGGCCATGGGCATCACCCCCATCCGCGCCTTGCGCAAGGCCGGAGTGGCGGTGGGCCTGGCCACCGACGGCGCGGTCAGCAACAACACGCTCGATGTCTTCGAGAGCCTGCGCCTCATGGCTCTGATGCAAAAGCACGAGGCGATGGACCCCGAGGTGCTGCCCATTCCCGAGGCGCTCGACATCGCCACGCGAGGCAGCGCGGCGGCGATGGGACTGGGCGACCGCATTGGCACGCTCGCGCCCGGCTACCAGGCCGACATCATCCTCGTGGACACCCGAGGCACGCACTGGCAACCGCCCCACAACCTCACGGCCGGGCTGGTGTACAGCGCCCGCGCCAGCGACGTGCACACCGTCATGGTCGACGGCCGCGTCATTCTGCACGAGCGCCGCCACCTCACGCTCGACAAGGACCGCATCCTCGCCGAGGTGGCGGGAACCATGGAGCGCATGTCCCGGCGGGTGCCCGAGGCCCGCATCCAGCGCTACGAGCCGTGA